A window of Macaca thibetana thibetana isolate TM-01 chromosome 7, ASM2454274v1, whole genome shotgun sequence genomic DNA:
AGATTAGTATTTATAGCACCTCCCCAACAAGGATGGGCTCATAACAACTGAAATATAccaaataaacatagaaaataaataacaacatcattttaaagtgtttttcaaaagcatcctctcatttcatcctcagtGACTCCAGAGTAGTGAATTCCCAGACTAAAGTTGATATAGTTTGATTATATAAATAACATAGGCAAAAGAAATCAATTCtaaaagtttttataattttcaaatgaaacaGGTCAAGGGCTTCTCAAGGACAAAAGAAGCCACTCACAGTGTTTGGTAAACTGTTATGTTTACACTCATGAAAACTTGCACATTAAGACTCCCTGATTATACTTTGTTTAGTAAACAAAaactttactaaaataaaaatttgacttAATAGTTTAGCCTAAAATCCTGTAAGAATcacttaaaactgtatttttctcagaaaataaaataatagaatttaccAAAGGCCCCACTGCCTTCTGATTTTTCTTGGTCATGGAAATTAACACAGTGTTATGAcaaaaattttgaataataacCCAAGAAAGAATCCAGGCTATTGCAATTAAGACTTTTCCGGCCTTCTCAATCTAATTGCAACTGAAATATACAATTACAGTTAAACCAAGTATACAATCTACTGTAAGTTAATATGTGCTATCAACATTTTAAACGTTTTTACTGTAACGATAGCcaacaaaacctttttaaaatcaCTGCACCAATTCCAGGCTTATTCTTGCCCCAAGTGCAGACTGAACGCTGTTTGGCCAATTTGAGAAAGGCGTCCACCAGCTGCTGTTTCTGTCCATTGGGATTCACCAAATGGAAGGTCTTGGCCAGGGATTTTAGTTCAGGAGCAGAAAGGAGTTCAAGCACTTCAGAGAGTTCTTGCAACTCAGATTctgaaatggttaaaaaaaaaaaaacaatttttttaaattttactattttctagCTTAATTTCCCTTAGttagatgaaaataaaatgaaattctactaagaaaattttaattagttGCCCAAAACAATCATTAAATGTGGaattattaacatattaataatgCTATCATATCTCTTAAAAAGGGTTATCGAATAATAGAATTTCTCACTAAAATCTAAAGGAAAATGTGACTAAAATAAAGGCACACATGGATAGCCATTATGGTTTGGGCATCTCAACACTTGCTTGGAATATATACTCCCTGCCTTTCTCTTCACGAAACCCCTACAAAATGGGACCTCTCAAACCAGGTCAGAGAAACTGAGCATCAGCCCTCTTCTTCCCACAAGAGCCTCTCTTGCCCACTCGGCATTCGTGAGCCTGTTTGGCTACTGTGGGCCCCGACACCAACCTTGGCCTAGGAATTTGGCTCAGTCAGACTTCACTGGTCTTTGCCTTCAAGGCTTCACAGTTTAGGGCAGTGCTTTCTTCccccattcagcaaatatttattgggagTACATTGTCTGCCTGGTAATGTTCTAAGGTCCCGGGCATGCTACAGTGAAAGAAATCCCATCCACAGGAGCTAGCTTCCCAgcataataattaaatgaataggCATATTTATCAGGTGGTAATAACCGCTCTGAAGAAAAACACAACTTGGGGAGGCAAACCGAAGCTGGCAGGAGGCTGGCTGTATTTCACATTGTACAGTCAGGCAAACCTCTGACGAGGCGACACCACGCAGAGGTGAAGGAAAGGAGGACTCTGCCACGTGGCCACATGGTAGAAACTGACCTGGGTGGAGGGGAAAGTGCAAGGCTCTGACACAGGAATGCGCTCATGCTGGTGAAGAACACTGAGGGCTGGGTGGCCGTGGCAGAGAGCGAGAGGGACAGCCAGAGCCAGGCCCCACAGGGCTGGAGCATGGGTGGGACTTGCACTTGACTGAGTGCCACAGTGAGCCACCAGAATCCTGGTTTTGTTGCTCATTTGAAGGTAAGTCAAGGCTCACCCACAGCAGTCACTTGGCATGCCTGTCAGACATATGAATTTATGGAATCTGCACACTTTCCAAGTTGGGTGGGGACTGAGTATCAAGTCCCCAGGTGACCCTGCTGGCACTGATGTGTGGGAAGCGCTGCTCTGCAGAGGGTCCTGTGTCCCACCACTAACCGTTCACATCCAAGCTCCTTCACTGAGCTTTTATGCCTCTCCCGCAACtttccccatcccaccccatccGGCCCCACCCTAACAATCACCCTAACACACTTCCTGCTCACTTCGCTTCATCCCACTTACTGCTCCCCACAACAAACTCTGCCCCAAAGAAACCATCTGGCTGATTTGCTTATTTTGGTCTAAAAAGTCAGCAACTTGAACCGAAGGCTCACATTTCCCTTTCCTAATACAGTACAATTTTGTACCCAGTACATGGGTAGGTACTTAATGAATGCTACTGACAAGACAACGAAAGGTATCACTGCAGAAGACAGACTCTCCTTAGTGTTCACATAGGCTTAAAGCAATTCGACAATGCTTCAGGCAATCAGCATAATCGAAGAGCTGTATGTGTGTGAACGGGGTGGGGGGCAGATGAAGTACTCTGAGGCAATACTGGTTTCAAACAACCAGCtttattctatcataaagatGAGGACTCTGACTAAGATGAGTCAAGTTCTTGCTGGAAGGAGAGTGCCAAGAAGggatgtattttttcttttttttttttgagacggagtttcactctggttgcccgagttgtagtgcaatggtgcaatctcggctcaccacaacttgaactcgcctcctgggttcaagtgattctcctgccacagcctcccaagcagctgggattacaggcctgcgccaccacacctggctaattttgtatttttagtagagacggagtttctccatgttggtcagactggtctcgaactcccaacctcacgtgatccacctgccttggcctcccaaagtgctgggattacaggcatgagccactgtgcctggccgggatGTATTTCTTCTGTGGCACACACCCATGTCTATCTCTAGGTGATTTTCGTTCTAAACCTGCCACAGTCCAGAAAACATCAGCAGACCACCTTTCATTATTCTAGTATTCTTAACTCAGGCTAAGAATGGCTTTAGCATTATATGAATAATtagattaaaaattcaattaaaaaatagtaagttaCCAGGCACCACCCAGGGGAGGGCACCATAATACTGCCACCATTCTGCAGAAGCTCAGTTCTTCAGatcatattttcatttcacatttcCTTCTACTAGTCATACCTGTCTGTAGAAACCCTGCATTCTTCAATTCTTCAATCACAGGTGTTAAGTCTGAGGCAATCTCTTCATATTCTAATTTAGTCATCTTAATCCAGCTTAATTTACGTTGAAAGAGCCTTACATATAACTTCTGACCAGTAACTGCAATAAAGTTAAGAAAAACGTTGAAAATCACTACATTTACCTTTTAAACCTAAGGTGAGTAAATGTACTATTTAGAAATACACATACGCTTACCACATGTATAAGGCCATCATTTTATGGTACAAACCATTTtgaaagtacatttaaaaatttggtaACAATTattggccattttctttttttttttaatttttttttttttgagacagagtcttgctctgtcacccaggctggggtgcagtggccggatctcagctcactgcaagctccgcctcccgggtttagaccattctcctgcctcagcctcccgagtagctgggactacaggcgcccgccacctcacccggctagttttttgtattttttagtagagacggggtttcaccgtgttagccaggatggtctcgatctcctgacctcgtgatccgcccgtctcggcctcccaaagtgctgggattacaggcttgagccaccgcgcccggcctattggccattttaaaacttctaaaatcAAGTTCCCCCTTTTCTAGCCATCAACATTTCTACTCCCTCAGAAAAGCCCTAACCAGAATTATTTTGTTCTCCACTCTTAGCTTAATATGCattattctgatttaattgaaaataatctgaaataattttccaaaaaaaaaatgtctagctTCAGTAGGGCAGTCATCTCTAACCCAGCAATCTTGACCAAGCTTCCTAATTAACCTGTTTGGTTTCAATCTCTCTATTACCCAGATTATCTTTAAATTTCGGCCAACTCTAAAATGgtttaattgtattttgaaaatttccaacatttattttcctttcttctttaaaaaggcaaaattgacctgtcatgatggctcatgctggtgggttttttgtttgtttgtttgtttctttgtttttgagatggagttttgctcttgttgcccaggctggagtgcaatggtgcagtctcagctcactgcaacttctgcctcccaggttcaagcaattctcctgtatcaacttcccaaatagctgggattacaggtgcccgctaccatgcccggctaatttttgtatttttagtagagacagggtttcaccatgttggtcaggctagtctcgaactcctgacctctggccatctacccacctcggcctcccaaagtgctgggattacaggagcgagccaccacacccagcctatggctcatgcttgtaatcccagtgctttgggaggctgaggcaggaggttcgcttaggaccaagagttcaaggtcacagtgagctatgattacaccactgcactccagcctgggtgacagacagaaaccctgtctctaaaagaacttaaaaataaaaaaataaaaaggcaaaaacaattaGCAGTAATTATTTCTACACACCAACAGATTGTACATGATTCTCCATTGAGTGcaagacacatgcatatgcagGACTTGCACTAggaaaactgttcctatttctcaatTACATGGAAGCACAGAACCACCAATCACTGAAATACTCACAGGAATGCAATCAGCACCCAACCAAAGATCTGTGACTAGTTTGGATAGAAAAGCCGATGTGCTATTATGTCCATCTTCTGGTGAGAACAGCAGAAGTAGAGATGCAAGTGGATACTATACATAGCTGTGCCCAGAGAATTATTGTTAAAAAGTAACACAAGGAATACCATAATTCCACTGTgcgaatttaaaacaaaaatccttcTCTTAAACATTAATAGTAATGTTTaggattcttctctttttttatctaCTGAGGAGTCACACATGGCTGCATTTTACTAAAGGACAGTGAGACCACCACGTAAGTTTTTTCCTGCCCTCAGGGACATGGTTCCACAGAGCCATCATGGCCCTCTGAATAACACTGTAAGGACACAAGGGTGGCTTTTACTACAAACCTGCACTACTGGCTTGGAGCCACCCCTGGCTGCCAAGGACTTGAGGCATGGACTAATATTTGTAATGTACCAATTTCAGCTTGAAAGTTTCCATTTCCTCCACACCCTGTCTTTAAAAGGCACAGTCCATGAATCTAAAATGTTGTTGGGAGAAAGAAAACATGCCTCAGgttagtttgttttttcctgtattgtattttattctactttcatCTTTGAGGACAACAAAACAACCTAATGGGAAGCCTGATTACACGCTCAAAATGCAAACTCTGCTTTTCTCAGTCACATTGTATTGTTTTTTTAAGCTGGAAAAGGTGGTTTTATAACTAACAAATGTACCTATAAACGAAAAACAGCTGCTTCCAATGTAACCAAAGTTCAGCAGGAGTAAACATCACCTGggacaaaatcctgtctcttttCCATGCATCCCTCTCAATAAAACCTTCGAGTATGCTCCGACTGCCATCAACACTCCCACAGGGTACTCACAACACCACAGTGACTCCTTGCGGTCACTAGATTACTGCCCATCACACCATGCCCCAATCAGAGCAGCAAAAGTGGAATGAACACTTGAAAACAAACACGTGCGGAAGATACCTGATAACTGATAAAATTGAGTTACGATTCCCTTCTCCTGCTCATCAAAGAGCATCATATCATCTTCATTCTCAAGTACGGTTTTCAGCACCACAAGGAAACTCCGAAGGTAGTAAGGATGACCAGTTGTTTGACCGGGACCATTGCAGCTTGACCCCTGCTCCAAAGGAATGCTGCAAGGGATATCACTGTTTAAGCAACTGTTATCCTGCAAAGGAGGTTCTTGGATGTTACTCCATGCAGAAGCATCATCTGCAGAACTATGAGATTTTGCCTCTGAATCTGACAGCTGCATTTTAGCTTCTGAAGCAACAGTCATTTTTACTTCTTCACGACATGCCTCACGTTTTTCAACCACTCCTTGGATACACTCTTGCTTTACAAGACTGTCTTCTGAAGTAGACTTTAATGTATTCCCAAGAGTGAAATCTGGTGAAAATAACATGATTGCATTATCTGAGAAGCCAGGGCTGAGGGCTGATTTCTCACATTCCTGGGTAGCCTTTTGGTTTTTGGCTTCCATTATTTTACTTCCCCTTATCATATGTTCGGGAATACACTCTTCCTTCAGAGAATCACATACAAACACgttttctttttgagaactgTTCTCCAAAATTTGATCCTCGTCCTCAATTTCTGAAGAGTTATCAACCAGGCTCTTATCAACTGTGGATCTGGAACTCTGTGGACTAGAACCGGCAAATTCTTCATCCTTATCTATTGATTTTTTAGCCTTTACGTATTTTCTGGACAATTTAGATGCTAGGCTTCCCAAACAAATGACTTTCACACTACGATTTCTCAGCGTATCTTGATGTTTGCACACCACACCATCCTTACTTTTAAAGTAGGGACTGGTCTTCTGCTTTACGTCCATTTTTGCTGAATCGCTTTGGCCAGGGGTTAAATTTCTCTTTGGTGGTGGTGACTTCTTTGGTGTTACATCTTCTAAGGTAACACTGGTTAAATCTACTGTAGACACATTTGAATTTATTAAGCCCACCTGCCCTGGATCCACTTGAACGAAGTCACTGTTAGCACACATTTCATCAAGGTGCCGGTTTAAGTCATATCTAGGCACCATTTTACTGCAAACGGGGCAGGCAAGTTTAGCAGGTGGTACATTGTTAAAACACGAAATAATAGAATTAGatgcttttttcttattcttgctgATTGATAAGCTTCTACGAGGCCTTTTTTTGTCAGGAGGTTTCCCTTCTGACATCACGAGTATTAGAAAAACTGGATGTTCTGAGCAATAAAACACAGGATATTTACGGTGAAAGATAGCAATGGTTTACTTTTACTTTCTTGACTTGCAATCACCAAAAGTGGGATTCTATGTGACCTCATGTTATTCGTCTAGACAATTTCTTCTTCCTACAAGAAGAAACATATGAATTAAAACACTTCTATGAATTCAACAAGGGGAAAAATGAACTCTGAAACGTGGAAGAGCAAGGTCTCCtggaatgaagagacaaccctGAGCGTGAGACAGAAGCCCAAACCCCTCCGACAAGCTCTGTACGCGATCTTAGGGTCCCTTACCATAAAATGACATAGCCGGGCTTGTAAGGCTAATTTCTAGGACATctttaagacctaaaactatcCGTTTCtaaaaagggacaatttgaccACTTCAGACCCTTTATAAGACCACCGTATGAGTAACTTTTTCTGAGTATGATGGAGAATATCAGCGCGTGGCCCAGGGTGATGCCCGCCCCACAGGCCGGCGCAGATGAAACGCCCCAGCCCCGGGCAGCTGCGCCCGCGCCGCCTGCCACCACCGCCGGCCTCTGCTGCGGAGCCGAGGCCCCGGCCAGCACGGCGGGCGCTGCAGGGCCAAGGCCGCGCACCTGGGGCCACGCGACTGAGCCCGAGCCACCCTCCCTGCTCCCTCGGGCCCGGCTGCCCTCGCGTCCTCCTTCCCTCGGTGCCCTGTCGCCCAAGATCCCCGCGCGGCCACCGCGCACCTCCCACCTGGCTCCGCGCGCCGGCGCTTCCAGACATTCCCAGCCGATCCCCGCGTCTCGCTTCCACAGGCTTGGCAAGTGGAGGCTCGAGTGATCgatctcctttcctttccacGTTTAAAGGCTCCCATACCTTAGGTGGCGGAGGCGGGCTGAGCCTTGGAGCGGAAACCCAgctgcctccttcctttcccGCCCGCAGAGGCAGGCGCCTGTGCGTCCCCGCACGCCTTCTGTGCTGCTGTGCTCTCTGAGACTTCTCTCCCCAGTCGGTGGGAAGGGCGAGCAGGCTAAACTTGTTTGTTGCGGGAGCAGTCAGTGTCAAAGCGAGCAAACAGCCCCCTGCGAGAAGGCGGGCGACTTCTGCAACCAACACGTGGAACTCTACTTAGGCTGACTCCTGCCAATCAGAGAGAGGGAGTTTCAGCTGGAAAACCACTGAGCTGGGTTTTCCAAAAGATAGTACTAATCACCGGTTATCTGATTCCCTTGAAATAATcaagaaccaagaaataaaaggTAGCGATTAGGAAGTGATGCGTCTTGAGTATTTATAACTtctctttttaatgtaatttatttgtaaggttatataatttatttaacttttaataatggctgtgtttaacagctgaaattattattttttttttttttagacggagtctcgttctgtctctgtcgcccaggctggagtgcagtggcgcgatctcagctcactgcaagctccaccgcccgggttcacgtcattttcctgcctcagcctcccgagtagctgggagcacaggcgcccaccaccacgtccggctaattttttgtatttttagtagagacagggtttcgctgtgttagccaggatggtctcgatcttttgacctcgtgatccgcccgcctcagcctcccaaagtgctgggattataggcgtgagccaccctgcccggcctaacagctgaaaatttaacaatcagCCCTGAAGCACTGACACCAGCGTGTTCCAGCCCACCGTGAATGACCTAGAATGCAAGCTTCTTGAGATCAGGCGGTTGTGTTTGTTGCCTTTGGTTGTGTTTGTTGCCTTTACTATAACATCGCTGCTGCCTGCAGCAGTGGCTAGCGTTGTGTAATTATTCATAAATATACATTGAATGAGTGCATAAATGAGCAAACTGAAGAGAATAAGGACATAAATAGGGAGTTCATTAACAAGAATGTATTGATTGCCTACCTCATTCCAGGTAACATTTTAGATGCTGAAAATGTGTGGCAGTGAACGATGAGGAATGGGAGGAAATTCTTCCTTGGAGGGAGGGGAAGTCGTCATGAAGGATACATTCTGGTGGAAGAagatagagaaatttaaaaagtgaactgTGTGGTGAAATCGAAGACGAGTAAAGCCAGAAACATCTCAGGGGTGAGAGGGTTACAAATTGAAAGAGTGGTAAGGAAAGGCCTCACTGACAAGATGACATTTGAAGATTGACATTGGCCTGAAGGAGGTAATGGTGTGGACCAAGAGAAGGCCATGGTAGTCCAGGAAACAGCAACAGCACATGTAAAAGCCCTGAGGCAGAAGATTGTCTAGCGGACTCTAAGAACACCAAGGAGGCAGAAGAAAGCAAAGCCAGGGAGGCAGCAGAGAGCCAGACCATGGAGGGCAAGTGTTAGCCAATTTGTTCTGTAAAGGGCCaagtaataaatgtttgaggcttTTGGGACCATGTGGCCTCCATCATAACTAGGCAACACAACTATTGTAGTGTGAAAGCATCTATAGACAATATGTAACATATGAGTGTGGTTTTGttccaataaattttatttacaaaaacagctgGCTAACTTGCCATCCAGCTACTTACTGTGTGTCAGCACCTGATGTATGACCCTGCAGGTCATTGTATGGATTTGAGCATTGACTCTGAGTGAGATGGGAGGAAGGGAGACAAAGATTTTGAGCATAAGCTCTAAAAGGACCCCTTTCCCTGTTGCAGTAAGAATAgagcttgaggccaggtgcggtggctcatgcctgtaatcccagcactgcgggaggccgacggatcacctgaggtcaggagtttgagaccagcctggccaacatggcaaaatcccatctctactaaaaatacaaaataaataaatttgcctggcatggtggcacacacctgtaatcctagctactcgggaggctgaggcaggagaatcgcttgaacccaggaggtggaggttactgtgagccgagattgcactattgcactctagcctgg
This region includes:
- the FAN1 gene encoding fanconi-associated nuclease 1, yielding MSEGKPPDKKRPRRSLSISKNKKKASNSIISCFNNVPPAKLACPVCSKMVPRYDLNRHLDEMCANSDFVQVDPGQVGLINSNVSTVDLTSVTLEDVTPKKSPPPKRNLTPGQSDSAKMDVKQKTSPYFKSKDGVVCKHQDTLRNRSVKVICLGSLASKLSRKYVKAKKSIDKDEEFAGSSPQSSRSTVDKSLVDNSSEIEDEDQILENSSQKENVFVCDSLKEECIPEHMIRGSKIMEAKNQKATQECEKSALSPGFSDNAIMLFSPDFTLGNTLKSTSEDSLVKQECIQGVVEKREACREEVKMTVASEAKMQLSDSEAKSHSSADDASAWSNIQEPPLQDNSCLNSDIPCSIPLEQGSSCNGPGQTTGHPYYLRSFLVVLKTVLENEDDMMLFDEQEKGIVTQFYQLSVTGQKLYVRLFQRKLSWIKMTKLEYEEIASDLTPVIEELKNAGFLQTESELQELSEVLELLSAPELKSLAKTFHLVNPNGQKQQLVDAFLKLAKQRSVCTWGKNKPGIGAVILKRAKALAGQSIRICKGPRAVFSRILLLFSLTDSMEDEDAACGGQGQLSTVLLVNLGRMEFPTYTINRKTQIFQDRDDLIRYAAATHMLSDISSAMANGNWEEAKELAQCAKRDWNRLKNHPSLRCHEDLPLFLRCFTVGWIYTRILSLFVEILQRLHMYEEAVRELESLLSQRIYCPDSRGRWWDRLALNLHQHLKRLEPTIKCIAEGLADPEVRTGHRLSLYQRAVRLRESPSCKKFRRLFQQLPEMAVQDVKHVTITGRLCPQRGMGKSVFVMEAGEAADPTTVLCSVEELALAHYRRSGFDQGIHGEGSTFSTLCGLLLWDIIFMDGIPDVFRNACQAFPLDLCTDSFFASRRLALEARLQLIHDAPAESLRAWVAATWQEQEGRVASLVSWDRFTSLQQAQDLVSCLGGPVLSGVCRRLAADFRHCRGGLPDLVVWNSQSHRFKLVEVKGPNDRLSHKQMIWLAELQKLGAEVEVCHVVAVGAKSQSLS